The nucleotide window GCGGCTCCATACTCTGATTGAACTCATTCAGTTGTCCAAGAAGCAAGGACAGACGTTTCTGGATGGACGCCGGTTCGTTTTCCTTCAGGCACAGAAAGAAATTATCGGCTTCTCCACGGGCTGCCAGCTCCTCCGGACCGAGGTTTTTCTCCAGGATGTGCATGATATGCCGGAGGGTCTCATCCCCCCGCTGTACACCGAAGCTCTCATTGATCAGCTTGAAATTTTTGACGTTGAGGGACACGATGGTATAGGCGTTGTCCGGCTCTTTTTGAAAGAGCTCCCGGCATATGAGCTGAAATCGGAGGTTATTTATGCCTCCAGTCACACGGTCGGTAAAAGCCAGGCGTTCCAGCTGCCGGCGGTGCCTTCTGTAGAAGAAGAACATGGCTGACAGAAGTGCCGCGAACAGGAGGATGATACACGCAGTGATGATATAGGTCTTAGCGATATATTGGTCTGTTTCATAGGAAATCAGGTTTGCCGGTATCAGCGTGAGGAGGACCCAGTCATAACTGCCCAGCGCGTTATAGGCCATGATGGTATCGGTCCCGTCCGCCGCGGTAAAGGAGAGAAGTCCGTTCTGTCCGTTTCTCATATCCACCTGCATCTGCTCAATGGAATTTAAGACATTCTGGTCATCCTGTTTGACGAAAATATCATCCAGAGCGAGGAAAGGCTCCAGATCCGTTGGTGAAATGATGACTTTTCCCTTCCGGTCTAGGATGCAGGTGAGGCCGAGCCCGCTGAAGCACTGAGTCCGGATCAGCTCTTGCATGTTTTCCTTGTTCCGGATACCGGCCAGGACGCCGGCCATTTGCCCGTCTTTTATGAGGGGAATGGAATAGAGGATACTCTGCCGGCCCAAAATAGTGACGCCGTTTTCTCCTTCCAGAGAAGTTTTTATGCCGGGAAGCTCTGACAGGTTTTCGGGAAGTTCTCCTGTACTGTAGGAAGTTCCATCCGGGCTTGTTACAATAAGACTGTTAAAGCCCAGGGACTGTGTTTTTTCATCCAGGAACGTTTTCAGGGCATCCGGTTTTGCTGCGTTGTTGATTTTCAGCAGGCTGTCACCGACCATCTCCAGGTCATAGGTGAGCCTGGAAAGGCGGAAGTCAATGTTGTTCTGCACCTGAAAGGCGACATCGGATACATAAGCGCGTGTCTTCTGGCTCACGGCAGTCTGAAGCTTTGCCGAATTTTGAACGGCAATGACAGACAAGGCGATGACAAGTATGGTGAAGGCGCAGAGAAGTATTCTGCTGCTCAGATGCCGTGAGGCAAGGCCCTTTTTCTGTTTTTTCATAGGATTCTCCTGAATAGAGGAACAGTGTTGGCTGTCCGTCGGAGGACAGAAAATTACAGAATAAAGTGTAGCGTCTGATACAGAATAAAACAAGGGCTAATCTGTGTACATAAGCATATAGGCGGGGAGGGAATATCTTCATGATGGAAGAGGGAAGGGCGGAAGAAATCTCAGAAAAGAAGCAGACATTGTTTGCGTTTGTATATCAAAGCCTGCTTGAGCAGATCACGGCGGGACGGCTGGCATACGGCGGGCGGCTGCCTTCTATGAAAGAGCTTTGCGGCATATATCACGTCAGTATGCGGACGGTCCGTGATGTGCTTGCAGCCTTGAAAAAAGATGGTTATATATGGACGGAGGAGCGAAAGCCGGCGGTGGTCGTCTTCGGGAGAGACGCGGGAAATAAAGGGGAGCGGAATATTAGGGACGTGCTGTCGGAACGGGTTTCCATTTTTGAAGTATATGAGACTATGGCGATTCTGATGCCCCGCCTCTATTCTGTCTCTGCCGCTTTCTGCAGTACGGAGGATTTTATAAAATATGATTCTGCCATAAAACGTGGGGCAAAGAAGGATATAGAAGGGACATGGAGAGTGACCTCTGCGGTGTTTCACGATATTTTGCAAAAATCCAATAATCTTCTTTTTAACGATCTGTATACCAGCATGGAGCTGTATACTCAGATTCCTGTGGAGGCCTGCTCAAAAGAGGAGCATCCGTTCAGGAAAATGGTGAGCAAAGAGAAGATGTACGGAATGAGAGATATGGTAAATTCCCTGAAGAGAAATTATCTGCCGGAGGTAGAAGTGAAATTTGCCGCCATGTACCGCAGGGCAGCCGCGGCAGTGCGTAAGTATGAAGACCAGCAGCCGAATAAAAGAGCGGAACAGGGAGTGGAGCAAAAGGCTTCGTATGTCTGGAACGCGGAAAAAAGAAGGAACTGTCTCTATACGCATATCGGAAGAGAATTGATCAAAAAAATTGGGACCGGAGAATATCCGGCGGGAAGCCGGATACCGTCAGAGGCGGCTCTTGTCAGAGAATATGGTGTGTCCTTGGCAACGGTGCGAAAAGCGGCAGCTATGTTAAACGAGCTGGGATTTGCACAGACCGTGAATGGTAAGGGGACATACGCAAAACTGCCGGACAAAGGATTTCCGGTACACTTTCTGGAGAAGGAGACTTACAGGCAAGATCTGCTGCTGTATATGAGCGCTCTGCAGTTCATGGCCGTCTCCATCGGGCCGGCGGTCCTTCAGGCATTTGACAGGATAGACCTTAAGGTTACAGAGAGGCGTCTCAAAGAGAAAAGGCGGGAGGGAGAGCTTCCAATCACCGTATTGACGGCGACAGTCATTGAGAACATTCCTCTGGAGCCTATGAAGGAGATTTTTATGAAGCTGGAACGGCTTTTGCAGCGGGGATATTATCTGTTTTTCTTCCGGTATGGAAATAGAAGCCTGAACACACTGCGCCAGAGGAGCCTGGCGGCTGTCCATTATCTTCAGATAAAAGACGGAAAAGGCTTTGCAGAAGAGCTGGCTTCCGGATACAGAGGAATCCTGAAGTCTGTGCAGGGATTCGCACTGGAGTATGGAGTGGAGGAAGCCGGGGGCATCGCGGTGCCGTCTGCCTTTTGAGATCATGTATGCAGCAGACGGAGGATGCCCGCCAGTTTTTCCGCGTCAAGCTGACCAGGAGCGGAAGCCTGGCCCGCGGTGCCGAAGGTGAGGCAGGAACCGAAAAATTCTCCGGCGGCCCGGCTGATGACTCCCAGCGGTCCCATGGACATGGTGATGATGGGACAGCTCAGGGACTCTGAGGCCCGGAGGGTGGCTGACAAAAGCGCCAGTACATCTTTTTTTGTACGAGGCATTACAGCCAGCTTGGCGATGCCGCAGCCCATGCTCTCCATGAGGGACAGGCGGGAAAGCAGCTCCGCCTCCGGAGGAGTTTTTTCAAAATCATGGCTGGACAGTATAACATAAGTGCCTTTTTGACGGGCCAGAGAAAGGAGAGGAAGAAGCGGCGAGGAAGACAGGGGGTCTTCCGGCATGGCCGGATCTGTTCCGGTATACAGCTCCAGGTCCAGAAGATCTGCCATACCGCTTCGGAGGACCATTTCATTGAGCGCAAGATAGTCTTCGGCGGACAGATCTCCCTTGCCTCCTTCCTGCATAGTCCGGAAGGTGAACAGGATAAGGGAGCCGGGAAGAACCTGGCGAAGCTGGGCCAGAATTTTGCGGACCTCTTCCGGTTTTGCGACGTTCCGGAAATGGTCGGCCCTCCATTCTATTACATCATGGGGAAGGCCGGTGATCCTTCCGGCTGCTTCGAGGATATCCGGTTCGTCTCTGCCGGTGATCGGTATGCAGAGCTTTGGGATTCCTTCTCCCAATTTCTTGCCGCGTATCGTCAGAGGTTTCATATCAGCTCTCCTTTCGCTAACTCTCTTGTGATTTCAGGAATCACCCGGTTGTCGATCTTACGTTCCAGGAAAAATTCACAGGCATATTTTGCCTGGGCCACCAGCATAGGAAGCCCCGTGATCCCTTTCATGCCGAGGCTTCGCGCCTGGGCGGCAAGGCGGGTCACGGCGGGATTGTATATGATATCCAGCACACACCGGCAGGCAGTGAAGGGGGTCAGATCCAGAGGGGAGGACGAGAGGTCCGGGAACATACCGACAGGAGTCGTATTTACAATGAGCTCTGCGTCCGTATGATGAGCCAGACATTCCTCATAGGTGACGGCGTTTCCTTTGCCGCTCCGGCTCACAGAGATAATGGAGGCCGCTCCCAGCTTCTTAAGGACCGCCAGTATGGCCAGGGATGCGCCTCCTGTTCCGAGCACCAGAGCTTTTTTTCCCAATACCTCTGTCTGGCTGGATACCGTCATATATTCAAAACCAGAAAAATCGGTGTTATGGCCGATGAGCCGGCCGTCTTTGTTCACTATGGTGTTGACTGCTCCTATGGCAGCGGCATGGGCGTCCATTTCGTCCAGATAGGGTATGACCTCTTTTTTATAGGGAATAGTCACATTAACGGCCTTAAAGGCGCGGCTTTTCATAAATTCCGGAAATTCCTCCCGAGAGAGGGGGACCAGGTCGTAAGTATAGTCCGCCAGCTTTTCGTGAATGAGTTTTGAGTAGCTGTGCCCGAGTTTTTCACCGATCAAACCGTATTCCATGGATGCGTATCCTTTCTCTTCGCTTATCTTTTTGACTTATTCCCATAATATCATATACAAGATTCAATTTCACTAGATTATGCTTAATTTATCTATGACTTTTTGAGCCAATTTTCTTGACGATTTTATGGAAAGTTAGCTTGACATATACTGCAAATCTGGTATAATGGACATATGGAAAGTAAACTTTCCGTAAGGGAGAGAGGACACTGTGAAAAATCGTTTAGAAGAATTGAGGAAGCAAAAGGGCATTAAACAGGAAGAGCTGGCATCTGATCTTGAAGTATCCCGCCAGACAATAGGCTCCTTGGAAAATGGGAGATACAATCCTTCCATTCTGCTGGCCTTTAAGATCGCGAGATACTTTAACATGAGCATTGAAGAAATTTTTATATATGAGGAGGATACGAAATGAAGAAGCAAAGAAATTATCTTCTCGTCATAGGGGGGATTGTTTTAGCGGCCTTAGGCTTATTTCTGATAAAAACGGCTGAAGATCCCACAGGATTTATGACCGCGCTGCCATATGTCTGCGTCGGAGTCGGCTGCGGGATCTTTGGGCACGGGATGGGAAATATTGCTGCAGACAAGGCGGTTGGAAACAGCCCAGAGCTTCAAAGGCAGATGGAGATCGATAAAAAAGATGAGCGGAATCTTATGATCTCCAATTCCGCAAAAGCAAAAGCGTATGACCTGATGACATATGTATTTGGGGCTCTGCTGCTTGCGTTTGCACTCATGGGAGTGGATATGATACCTGTTCTATTGTTGGTTTCCGCTTATCTGTTTATTCAGGTGTATGGTGTCTGCTGCCGTATAAAATACGAAAAAGAAATGTAAACC belongs to Qiania dongpingensis and includes:
- a CDS encoding EAL domain-containing protein → MKKQKKGLASRHLSSRILLCAFTILVIALSVIAVQNSAKLQTAVSQKTRAYVSDVAFQVQNNIDFRLSRLTYDLEMVGDSLLKINNAAKPDALKTFLDEKTQSLGFNSLIVTSPDGTSYSTGELPENLSELPGIKTSLEGENGVTILGRQSILYSIPLIKDGQMAGVLAGIRNKENMQELIRTQCFSGLGLTCILDRKGKVIISPTDLEPFLALDDIFVKQDDQNVLNSIEQMQVDMRNGQNGLLSFTAADGTDTIMAYNALGSYDWVLLTLIPANLISYETDQYIAKTYIITACIILLFAALLSAMFFFYRRHRRQLERLAFTDRVTGGINNLRFQLICRELFQKEPDNAYTIVSLNVKNFKLINESFGVQRGDETLRHIMHILEKNLGPEELAARGEADNFFLCLKENEPASIQKRLSLLLGQLNEFNQSMEPPYHLVLLQGAYIVENPFTEVTVMQDRAKTACKNRLGHDDDTCIFYDASFTARLQKEQDLSALFLPSLENEDFKIYLQPKVRLADGRVMGAEALVRWDHPLKGMIYPSDFIPLFEKNGSICQLDSYIFTKVCSVLERWIKEGREIFPISVNLSRQNFKKPGILEDFAGIAGQHHVPTGLIELELTESVFFEDQDIENIKGQIKEMHRLGFLCSLDDFGSGFSSLGLLKEFDVDTIKLDRRFFLDISQKKAKDVVSCLLELSGKLKVHTVAEGIETSEQLDFLRSINCELVQGYIFSRPLPVSDFEAWADSQ
- a CDS encoding GntR family transcriptional regulator produces the protein MMEEGRAEEISEKKQTLFAFVYQSLLEQITAGRLAYGGRLPSMKELCGIYHVSMRTVRDVLAALKKDGYIWTEERKPAVVVFGRDAGNKGERNIRDVLSERVSIFEVYETMAILMPRLYSVSAAFCSTEDFIKYDSAIKRGAKKDIEGTWRVTSAVFHDILQKSNNLLFNDLYTSMELYTQIPVEACSKEEHPFRKMVSKEKMYGMRDMVNSLKRNYLPEVEVKFAAMYRRAAAAVRKYEDQQPNKRAEQGVEQKASYVWNAEKRRNCLYTHIGRELIKKIGTGEYPAGSRIPSEAALVREYGVSLATVRKAAAMLNELGFAQTVNGKGTYAKLPDKGFPVHFLEKETYRQDLLLYMSALQFMAVSIGPAVLQAFDRIDLKVTERRLKEKRREGELPITVLTATVIENIPLEPMKEIFMKLERLLQRGYYLFFFRYGNRSLNTLRQRSLAAVHYLQIKDGKGFAEELASGYRGILKSVQGFALEYGVEEAGGIAVPSAF
- the aroD gene encoding type I 3-dehydroquinate dehydratase, which encodes MKPLTIRGKKLGEGIPKLCIPITGRDEPDILEAAGRITGLPHDVIEWRADHFRNVAKPEEVRKILAQLRQVLPGSLILFTFRTMQEGGKGDLSAEDYLALNEMVLRSGMADLLDLELYTGTDPAMPEDPLSSSPLLPLLSLARQKGTYVILSSHDFEKTPPEAELLSRLSLMESMGCGIAKLAVMPRTKKDVLALLSATLRASESLSCPIITMSMGPLGVISRAAGEFFGSCLTFGTAGQASAPGQLDAEKLAGILRLLHT
- a CDS encoding shikimate dehydrogenase family protein — translated: MEYGLIGEKLGHSYSKLIHEKLADYTYDLVPLSREEFPEFMKSRAFKAVNVTIPYKKEVIPYLDEMDAHAAAIGAVNTIVNKDGRLIGHNTDFSGFEYMTVSSQTEVLGKKALVLGTGGASLAILAVLKKLGAASIISVSRSGKGNAVTYEECLAHHTDAELIVNTTPVGMFPDLSSSPLDLTPFTACRCVLDIIYNPAVTRLAAQARSLGMKGITGLPMLVAQAKYACEFFLERKIDNRVIPEITRELAKGELI
- a CDS encoding helix-turn-helix transcriptional regulator, whose amino-acid sequence is MKNRLEELRKQKGIKQEELASDLEVSRQTIGSLENGRYNPSILLAFKIARYFNMSIEEIFIYEEDTK